A stretch of the Chelonoidis abingdonii isolate Lonesome George chromosome 11, CheloAbing_2.0, whole genome shotgun sequence genome encodes the following:
- the MUC1 gene encoding mucin-1, translated as MKPRSLGTAALQRDLVLLLLLATGTSITTLAQIRFFLSFRIVNRNFNDSLLNPSTSYYKELYSQIQSMYLSIYGCPACPNGQNYLGFIELRFSQGSVVTESVLQYRVSNASISTTNIEQQLTQRLDSQNSFGGLQLDNIRANSGSSSPTTTAPAPLVPGWGIALLVLVCILLVLSILIFILLIICSCRRRSRGKLDLFSSQASYQPMNEYPTYHTHGRFSAPGKKQNPYSDIAAGNGTNAFYANPATSDNL; from the exons ATGAAGCCCCGAAGCCTGGGCACAGCTGCCCTGCAGCGGGATctcgtgctgctgctgctgctggccacag GCACCTCCATTACAACCCTGGCCCAGATCCGGTTCTTTCTCTCGTTCCGCATTGTGAACAGGAACTTCAACGACTCCCTTCTCAACCCCAGCACCAGTTACTACAAGGAATTATATTCCCAAATCCAGAGCATG TACCTCAGTATCTACGGCTGCCCAGCGTGCCCGAATGGGCAGAACTACCTGGGATTTATTGAACTGCGTTTCAG CCAGGGCTCGGTGGTGACTGAGTCCGTCCTGCAGTACCGAGTGAGCAATGCCAGCATCAGCACCACCAACATTGAGCAGCAGCTGACACAAAGGCTGGACAGCCAGAACAGCTTTGGTGGACTCCAGCTGGACAATATCCGTG CGAACTCTGGCAGCTCTTCCCCAACCACCACAGCACCAGCTCCCCTGGTGCCTGGCTGGGGCATCGCGCTGCTGGTCCTGGTCTGCATCCTGctggtgctgagcatcctcatcTTCATCCTGCTG ATCATCTGCTCGTGCCGCAGGAGGAGCCGTGGGAAGCTGGATCTGTTCAGCTCACAGGCCTCGTACCAGCCCATGAACGAGTACCCCACCTACCACACCCATGGGCGCTTCAGCGCCCCTGGCAAGAAGCAGAATCCTTACAGTGAC ATCGCCGCTGGCAATGGCACCAACGCCTTCTACGCCAACCCTGCGACGTCAGACAATCTCTAG